A DNA window from Caulobacter mirabilis contains the following coding sequences:
- the mdh gene encoding malate dehydrogenase, whose product MARAKIALIGAGMIGGTLAHIAAREELGDVILFDIAEGTPQGKALDIAEASAVFGKDVALKGANDYADIAGADVCIVTAGVPRKPGMSRDDLLGINLKVMKAVGEGIKAHAPNAFVICITNPLDAMVWALREFSGLPHEKVVGMAGVLDSARFAYFLAEKTGVSVEDIHAWTLGGHGDDMVPMVRHSTVGGLPLPELVKQGWMSQAELDAIVERTRKGGGEIVALLKTGSAYYAPAESAIAMATSFLKDKKRVLPCAAYLNGQYGLNDLYVGVPVLIGANGVEKIIEFETNDDEKAMFAKSVASVQGLIEACKGIEPSLA is encoded by the coding sequence ATGGCTCGCGCGAAGATCGCCCTCATCGGCGCCGGCATGATCGGCGGCACCCTCGCCCACATCGCCGCGCGCGAAGAACTGGGCGACGTGATCCTGTTCGACATCGCCGAAGGCACCCCGCAGGGCAAGGCGCTCGATATCGCCGAAGCCTCGGCCGTGTTCGGCAAGGACGTGGCCCTGAAGGGCGCCAACGACTACGCCGACATCGCCGGCGCCGACGTCTGCATCGTGACCGCCGGCGTGCCGCGCAAGCCGGGCATGAGTCGCGACGACCTGCTGGGCATCAACCTGAAGGTCATGAAGGCCGTCGGCGAGGGCATCAAGGCCCATGCCCCGAACGCCTTCGTCATCTGCATCACCAACCCGCTCGACGCCATGGTCTGGGCTCTGCGCGAGTTCTCGGGCCTGCCGCACGAGAAGGTCGTCGGCATGGCCGGCGTGCTCGACTCGGCGCGTTTCGCCTACTTCCTGGCCGAGAAGACCGGCGTGTCGGTGGAAGACATTCACGCCTGGACCCTGGGCGGCCACGGCGACGACATGGTGCCGATGGTGCGCCACTCGACGGTCGGCGGCCTGCCGCTGCCGGAACTGGTCAAGCAGGGCTGGATGTCCCAGGCCGAGCTGGACGCCATCGTCGAGCGCACCCGCAAGGGCGGCGGCGAAATCGTGGCTCTGCTGAAGACCGGCAGCGCCTACTACGCCCCGGCCGAGTCGGCGATCGCCATGGCGACCAGCTTCCTGAAGGACAAGAAGCGCGTCCTGCCCTGCGCCGCCTACCTGAACGGCCAGTACGGCCTGAACGACCTGTATGTCGGCGTGCCGGTGCTGATCGGCGCGAACGGCGTCGAGAAGATCATCGAGTTCGAGACCAACGACGACGAGAAGGCGATGTTCGCCAAGTCCGTCGCCTCGGTCCAGGGCCTGATCGAAGCCTGCAAGGGCATCGAGCCGTCGCTGGCTTAA
- a CDS encoding GNAT family N-acetyltransferase translates to MIAPGPTLETARLILRPTAEEDLDGWASMMADPEASKFIGGVQERPAAWRGMASMAGSWAIKGFGMFSLIEKSTGLWVGRIGPWMPEGWPGTEVGWGLHPSAQGKGYAVEAGVAAIDWAFDALGWTNVIHCIDPDNTPSQRVAERLGSYNQGPGRMPPPYQDLPIDIWGQTREEWRAQRR, encoded by the coding sequence ATGATCGCTCCCGGACCCACGCTCGAGACCGCCCGCCTGATCCTGCGCCCGACCGCCGAGGAGGACCTCGACGGCTGGGCGTCGATGATGGCCGACCCCGAAGCCAGCAAGTTCATCGGCGGCGTCCAGGAACGCCCGGCCGCCTGGCGCGGCATGGCCTCGATGGCCGGCAGCTGGGCGATCAAGGGCTTCGGCATGTTCTCGCTGATCGAGAAGTCGACGGGCCTGTGGGTGGGGCGGATCGGGCCGTGGATGCCGGAAGGCTGGCCCGGCACCGAGGTCGGCTGGGGCCTGCACCCCAGCGCCCAGGGCAAGGGCTATGCGGTCGAGGCCGGCGTCGCGGCCATCGACTGGGCCTTCGACGCCCTGGGCTGGACCAACGTCATCCACTGCATCGACCCGGACAACACGCCGTCGCAGCGGGTGGCCGAGCGGCTGGGCTCCTACAACCAGGGCCCGGGCCGGATGCCGCCGCCCTACCAGGACCTGCCGATCGATATCTGGGGCCAGACCCGCGAGGAGTGGCGCGCGCAGCGGAGGTAG
- a CDS encoding DUF6265 family protein: protein MRLIGFAFAALLLVSAAPALAAQPAAAPVAKPVPLETVRWLAGRWEGEGMGGHTVEGWADPHLGQMAGYFTLYKDGKPVFHEMMLLEEHDGGLRLRIKHFNPDFTGWEEKDRSTDFKFVSASADELAFTAITFRRDGPDRIVINLRLRDDKGVVRNEVFQYRRIR, encoded by the coding sequence ATGCGCCTGATCGGTTTCGCTTTCGCTGCGCTGCTGCTCGTCTCAGCCGCGCCCGCCCTCGCTGCACAGCCCGCCGCCGCGCCGGTCGCCAAACCGGTCCCTCTGGAGACCGTCCGCTGGCTGGCCGGACGGTGGGAGGGCGAGGGCATGGGCGGCCATACCGTCGAGGGCTGGGCCGACCCGCACCTTGGCCAGATGGCCGGCTATTTCACCCTGTACAAGGACGGCAAGCCGGTCTTCCACGAGATGATGCTGCTGGAGGAGCACGACGGCGGATTGAGGCTGCGGATCAAGCACTTCAACCCCGACTTCACCGGCTGGGAGGAGAAAGACAGGTCGACCGATTTCAAGTTCGTCTCCGCCTCCGCGGACGAACTGGCCTTCACCGCCATCACTTTCAGGCGTGACGGACCCGACCGCATCGTGATCAACCTGCGTCTGCGCGACGACAAGGGCGTCGTGCGCAACGAAGTGTTCCAGTACAGACGGATACGATGA
- a CDS encoding HIT family protein — protein sequence MSDFTVDPAFEGGSVFVGDTGLCHIRLQNDVRWPWLILIPRRAGLREIEDLSPADRAALIEESVLAGRAVRGVGEAIGFSVEKLNLGALGNVTPQLHLHVVGRRAGDPAWAGPVWGVGTAEPYGEAILATAIEAVRRTLGVR from the coding sequence ATGAGTGATTTCACCGTCGACCCCGCCTTCGAGGGCGGTTCGGTTTTCGTCGGCGACACGGGGCTGTGCCATATCCGCCTGCAGAATGATGTCCGCTGGCCCTGGCTGATCCTGATCCCGCGCCGGGCCGGCCTGCGCGAGATCGAGGATCTGTCGCCGGCCGATCGCGCGGCGCTGATCGAGGAGTCGGTGCTGGCGGGGCGCGCCGTCCGCGGCGTCGGCGAGGCGATCGGCTTTTCGGTGGAGAAGCTGAACCTGGGCGCCCTCGGCAACGTCACGCCGCAGCTGCACCTCCATGTCGTCGGCCGGCGCGCGGGGGACCCCGCCTGGGCCGGTCCGGTCTGGGGCGTCGGAACGGCTGAACCCTATGGAGAGGCGATCCTCGCGA
- a CDS encoding MaoC family dehydratase, whose amino-acid sequence MTSSAFVTVRSVRQGASRTTRHGVAERAMSKTDPGNYFEDFRLGQVLRHATPRTVTVGDVALYNALYGPRFALTSSDEFARACGLPGSLADPLLAFHMVFGKTVPDISLNAVANLGYAEGLFLKAIYPGDTLTATSEVIGLKENSNRKTGVVYVRTTGVNQTGEPVLRYVRWVMVRKRDEAAEIAEQATPTLAGAVAASDLVLPQGLDFSRYDFALAGAPHAFEDYAVGEKIDHVDGMAIEEAEHQMATRLYQNTAKVHFNQHERAKDPSGRRLVYGGVVISTAKALSFNGLQNAGQILAINGGRHVNPYFAGGTVFAWSEVLDKADLGPGVGALRLRLVAAKDRPCTDFPDKDDAGAYPPELILDFDYWAAVPKKKG is encoded by the coding sequence ATGACGAGCTCAGCGTTCGTCACGGTGAGGAGCGTCCGGCAGGGCGCGTCTCGAACCACGCGCCACGGTGTAGCGGAGCGAGCCATGTCCAAGACCGACCCCGGCAACTACTTCGAGGACTTCCGGCTCGGGCAGGTGCTGAGACACGCTACGCCGCGGACGGTGACCGTTGGGGACGTGGCGCTGTACAACGCCCTCTACGGCCCCCGCTTCGCCCTGACCTCGTCGGACGAGTTCGCACGCGCCTGCGGCCTGCCGGGTTCGCTGGCGGATCCGCTGCTGGCCTTCCACATGGTCTTCGGCAAGACCGTGCCGGACATCAGCCTGAACGCCGTGGCCAACCTGGGTTACGCCGAGGGCCTGTTCCTGAAGGCGATCTATCCGGGCGACACCCTGACGGCGACGTCGGAGGTGATCGGGCTGAAGGAGAACTCCAACCGCAAGACCGGCGTGGTCTATGTTCGCACCACCGGGGTGAACCAGACCGGCGAACCGGTGCTGCGCTACGTCCGCTGGGTCATGGTCCGCAAGCGCGACGAAGCCGCGGAGATCGCCGAGCAGGCGACGCCGACGCTGGCCGGCGCGGTCGCGGCGAGCGATCTTGTCCTGCCGCAAGGCCTGGACTTCTCTCGCTACGACTTCGCCCTGGCCGGCGCCCCGCACGCCTTTGAGGACTACGCTGTCGGCGAGAAGATCGACCATGTCGACGGCATGGCGATCGAGGAGGCCGAGCATCAGATGGCCACCCGCCTCTACCAGAACACCGCCAAGGTCCATTTCAACCAGCATGAACGGGCCAAGGACCCCTCGGGTCGACGCCTGGTCTACGGCGGGGTGGTGATCTCCACGGCCAAGGCGCTGAGCTTCAACGGATTGCAGAACGCCGGCCAGATCCTGGCGATCAACGGCGGGCGGCATGTGAACCCCTATTTCGCCGGCGGCACGGTGTTCGCCTGGAGCGAGGTGCTGGACAAGGCGGACCTCGGGCCCGGCGTTGGCGCGCTGCGCCTGCGGCTGGTCGCGGCCAAGGACCGTCCTTGCACGGATTTCCCGGACAAGGACGACGCCGGCGCCTATCCGCCCGAGCTGATCCTGGACTTCGACTACTGGGCCGCCGTCCCGAAGAAGAAGGGCTGA